The Yoonia sp. SS1-5 genome contains a region encoding:
- a CDS encoding trimethylamine methyltransferase family protein → MANLPKRSGRNARLAKRAAPPAVNPAPPGQVGGQYRPLAEGDITKIYATALRLLAELGMGEVPPRLCCDLLGAGAALLPDGRISLPRAMVEDCIAKAAKQFVLHGRDPSRSIEVGGDKVFFGTGGAAVNTLDLDSGSYRPATLADLHDFTRLQDTLDNVAWFTRCCIATDIPDNFDLDVNTAYALLRHTTKPVATAFTLAQHVAPIVAMFDMAGGGEGTFAKRPFVKAHISPVISPMRFGADAVDVVYECIAHNIPMSCITAAQAGATAPATMAGLLAQSLAETLASLVMVNAIAPGFPMVFSNWPFVIDLRSGAFAGGGGETTLVNAASAQISNWLGLPSGVASSMTDAKAIDAQYGVEKGMTSLAAALAGGNLIYESSGMTAALLGASFEAFILDDEMHAMSYRALRGVEVSDDNLGFAAICAAVRGDGHFLGADHTYQAMERDYHYPKLADRAQPQTWAEAGGADAWQRANAKARAILKTHRPDYLSPDQDRQIREQFNILG, encoded by the coding sequence ATGGCCAACTTGCCAAAACGATCCGGACGCAACGCCCGCCTTGCCAAACGCGCGGCCCCGCCTGCGGTCAACCCGGCACCACCCGGTCAGGTGGGCGGGCAATATCGCCCCCTGGCCGAAGGCGACATTACAAAAATCTACGCAACAGCGCTGCGCCTCCTGGCCGAGTTGGGGATGGGCGAGGTGCCACCGCGCCTGTGCTGTGACCTGCTGGGCGCAGGGGCGGCACTTTTGCCCGACGGCCGTATCAGCCTGCCGCGCGCGATGGTCGAGGATTGCATCGCCAAAGCCGCCAAGCAGTTTGTGTTGCATGGGCGGGATCCGTCCCGCTCTATCGAGGTGGGCGGGGACAAGGTGTTCTTTGGCACTGGCGGGGCGGCGGTGAATACGCTTGACCTTGATAGCGGCAGCTACCGGCCAGCGACCCTTGCAGATCTGCACGATTTCACCCGGTTGCAGGATACGCTGGACAATGTGGCCTGGTTCACCCGGTGCTGTATTGCGACCGATATACCCGACAATTTCGACCTTGATGTGAACACGGCTTACGCGCTGCTGCGGCACACGACCAAACCGGTGGCAACAGCGTTCACGCTGGCCCAACATGTGGCGCCCATCGTGGCGATGTTCGACATGGCCGGTGGCGGGGAAGGGACGTTCGCCAAGCGGCCATTCGTCAAGGCACATATCAGCCCTGTCATCTCGCCGATGCGGTTCGGGGCGGATGCGGTGGATGTTGTCTATGAATGTATCGCGCATAATATACCGATGTCCTGCATTACGGCCGCACAGGCCGGGGCCACGGCCCCCGCAACCATGGCGGGGCTGCTGGCGCAATCATTGGCCGAAACCCTTGCCAGTCTGGTGATGGTCAACGCCATCGCACCGGGGTTCCCGATGGTGTTCTCGAACTGGCCCTTTGTGATTGACCTGCGCAGCGGGGCGTTCGCGGGCGGCGGGGGTGAGACCACATTGGTCAATGCGGCCTCGGCCCAGATATCAAACTGGCTGGGCCTGCCATCGGGGGTCGCAAGCTCGATGACCGATGCAAAGGCGATTGACGCCCAATATGGGGTGGAAAAAGGCATGACGAGCCTTGCGGCTGCCTTGGCCGGGGGGAACCTGATCTATGAAAGCTCGGGCATGACAGCGGCCCTACTGGGTGCCAGCTTTGAGGCGTTTATTCTGGATGATGAAATGCATGCGATGAGCTATCGCGCCCTGCGCGGGGTTGAGGTGTCTGACGACAATCTGGGCTTTGCGGCTATTTGTGCAGCCGTGCGTGGGGATGGTCATTTTCTGGGTGCGGACCATACCTATCAGGCGATGGAGCGGGATTATCATTATCCCAAGCTGGCGGATCGCGCGCAGCCCCAAACCTGGGCTGAGGCGGGCGGTGCAGACGCATGGCAGCGGGCCAATGCAAAGGCGCGGGCGATCCTGAAAACCCACCGGCCAGACTATCTGAGCCCTGATCAGGATCGCCAGATCAGGGAGCAATTCAACATTTTGGGCTAG
- the ccoO gene encoding cytochrome-c oxidase, cbb3-type subunit II: MAFLDKHAILERSPTLLLTASLLVVTVGGIVEIAPLFWLENTIEEVEGVRPYAPLELAGRDIYIREGCYVCHSQMIRPMRDEVERYGHYSLAAESMYDHPFQWGSKRTGPDLARVGGRYSDAWHVDHLMDPQSVVPESIMPKYAFLADVTLDGAHIADLLATHRFVGVPYTDAQIASAQADFRVQADPDGDWDGLLERYPGAVVSNFDDQAALTEMDALIAYLQVMGTMVDFSTFTPDASR; encoded by the coding sequence ATGGCCTTTCTTGATAAACACGCCATTCTGGAACGCAGCCCCACACTGCTTTTGACCGCCTCCCTGCTGGTTGTGACGGTTGGCGGGATTGTGGAAATTGCCCCGCTTTTCTGGCTGGAAAACACCATCGAAGAGGTCGAGGGCGTGCGGCCTTACGCTCCGCTCGAACTGGCCGGGCGCGACATCTATATCCGCGAGGGGTGCTATGTTTGCCATAGTCAGATGATCCGGCCCATGCGCGATGAGGTCGAACGCTACGGCCATTACAGCCTTGCCGCCGAAAGCATGTATGACCACCCGTTCCAATGGGGATCAAAGCGGACCGGACCGGATCTGGCCCGTGTGGGCGGCCGGTATTCTGACGCGTGGCATGTGGACCACCTGATGGACCCCCAATCCGTTGTGCCTGAAAGCATCATGCCGAAATATGCGTTCCTGGCCGATGTCACGCTGGATGGCGCGCATATTGCCGATTTGCTGGCAACCCACCGGTTTGTCGGGGTCCCCTATACGGATGCGCAGATCGCATCCGCACAGGCGGATTTCCGGGTGCAGGCCGATCCTGACGGTGACTGGGATGGCTTGCTTGAACGATATCCGGGGGCGGTTGTGTCGAACTTTGATGACCAGGCTGCGCTGACGGAAATGGATGCGTTGATCGCCTATCTGCAGGTGATGGGCACCATGGTCGATTTCTCAACATTCACCCCGGATGCAAGCCGGTAA
- the ccoN gene encoding cytochrome-c oxidase, cbb3-type subunit I produces MDYIKLLLLGLVTLVAAIAVNWAHDLAYQVHAFLIMVIAFGMMIRVLRQTDEPKMAVAEDGTYFDGVIRAGVIATAFWGIAGFLVGTFIAFQLAFPALNFDWGQPFTNFGRLRPLHTSAVIFAFGGNALIATSFYVVQRTSAVRLWGGNLGWFVFWGYQLFIVLAATGYLLGATQSKEYAEPEWYVDIWLTIVWLAYLAVFMGTIIQRRERHIYVANWFFLSFIITVAMLHVVNNLSIPVSFWGSKSVQVFAGVQDAMTQWWYGHNAVGFFLTAGFLGMMYYFVPKQAERPVYSYKLSIIHFWALIFLYIWAGPHHLHYTALPDWASTLGMVFSIILWMPSWGGMINGLMTLQGAWDKLRTDPILRMFVLSLGFYGMSTFEGPMMSIRAVNSLSHYTDWTIGHVHSGALGWNGMITFACIYFLTPKLWGRKEMHSMAAINWHFWLATLGIVLYAASMWVTGIMEGLMWREVDDQGFLVNSFADTVSAKFPMYVVRGLGGVLFLSGALIMCWNMWMTIRGAKPATVATPYATPAE; encoded by the coding sequence ATGGATTACATCAAACTCCTCCTGCTGGGGCTGGTCACGCTTGTTGCCGCGATTGCGGTCAACTGGGCGCATGATCTGGCCTATCAGGTCCACGCATTTCTGATCATGGTGATCGCTTTTGGGATGATGATCCGGGTGCTGCGTCAGACGGATGAACCCAAGATGGCCGTGGCCGAGGATGGCACTTATTTTGACGGGGTCATCCGCGCAGGCGTGATCGCGACGGCGTTCTGGGGGATTGCCGGATTTCTGGTGGGGACGTTCATTGCCTTTCAACTGGCATTCCCGGCGCTGAATTTTGACTGGGGGCAGCCTTTCACGAATTTTGGCCGTTTGCGTCCGCTGCACACAAGTGCGGTAATTTTTGCGTTTGGAGGAAACGCGTTGATTGCCACGTCATTCTACGTGGTGCAGCGGACCAGCGCGGTGCGGCTTTGGGGCGGAAATCTGGGCTGGTTTGTCTTTTGGGGCTACCAGCTGTTCATTGTTCTTGCGGCCACAGGCTATCTGCTGGGCGCAACCCAATCCAAGGAATATGCCGAACCCGAATGGTACGTGGATATCTGGCTGACCATTGTCTGGCTCGCCTATCTGGCGGTGTTCATGGGAACAATCATCCAGCGCCGGGAACGGCATATCTACGTCGCCAACTGGTTCTTTCTAAGCTTTATCATCACCGTTGCGATGCTGCATGTGGTCAACAACCTGTCGATCCCGGTCAGCTTCTGGGGCAGCAAATCGGTGCAGGTGTTTGCAGGCGTGCAGGATGCCATGACCCAATGGTGGTATGGGCACAATGCGGTCGGCTTCTTTCTGACAGCCGGTTTTCTGGGGATGATGTACTACTTTGTGCCCAAACAGGCAGAACGACCTGTCTACAGCTACAAGCTGTCCATCATCCATTTCTGGGCGCTGATCTTTCTGTATATCTGGGCCGGTCCACACCATCTGCACTATACCGCGTTGCCTGACTGGGCGTCGACGCTGGGCATGGTGTTCAGCATCATTTTGTGGATGCCCAGCTGGGGCGGGATGATCAACGGCCTGATGACCCTGCAAGGGGCCTGGGACAAGCTGCGCACCGATCCGATCCTGCGGATGTTCGTGCTGTCGCTGGGCTTTTACGGCATGTCCACATTCGAAGGGCCGATGATGTCGATCCGGGCGGTCAACTCCCTGTCGCACTACACCGACTGGACGATCGGGCATGTGCATTCGGGCGCGCTTGGCTGGAATGGGATGATCACCTTTGCCTGCATCTATTTCCTGACGCCCAAGCTGTGGGGGCGCAAAGAGATGCACTCCATGGCCGCGATCAACTGGCACTTCTGGTTGGCGACCCTGGGCATCGTTCTTTACGCGGCTTCCATGTGGGTCACCGGCATCATGGAAGGGCTGATGTGGCGCGAGGTTGATGATCAGGGTTTCCTTGTGAACTCTTTCGCCGACACAGTCAGTGCCAAATTCCCGATGTATGTGGTCCGTGGTCTGGGCGGGGTCCTGTTTTTGTCAGGCGCGCTGATCATGTGCTGGAACATGTGGATGACCATTCGCGGCGCAAAGCCCGCCACGGTCGCCACCCCCTACGCAACACCGGCAGAGTAA